A DNA window from Pirellulales bacterium contains the following coding sequences:
- a CDS encoding NADH-quinone oxidoreductase subunit C, whose product MSGQAFVDQLKQKFGDMIVGANFDNVDPWIEVSVDGITEVCRYLRDEPSLAFDYLSNLTAVDYLHTDPKKAAKAEFEPHMELVYHLFSMQHKHSLVLKVMLPRWRDDVPGQLPEAPSVASIWSTADWHEREVFDLLGVFFTNHPNLRRILCPEDWVGYPLRKDYEMPVEYHGIRGR is encoded by the coding sequence ATGAGCGGCCAAGCCTTCGTCGATCAACTGAAGCAGAAATTCGGCGACATGATCGTCGGCGCCAACTTCGACAACGTCGATCCGTGGATCGAAGTCTCGGTCGACGGGATCACCGAGGTCTGCCGGTACTTGCGAGACGAGCCGAGCTTGGCGTTCGACTACCTGAGCAATCTGACGGCGGTCGACTACCTGCACACCGATCCGAAGAAGGCGGCCAAAGCGGAGTTCGAGCCGCACATGGAGCTCGTCTATCACCTGTTCAGCATGCAGCATAAGCACAGCTTGGTGCTGAAAGTCATGCTGCCGCGGTGGCGAGACGACGTGCCGGGCCAGCTTCCCGAGGCGCCGTCGGTGGCGAGCATTTGGAGCACGGCCGACTGGCACGAGCGGGAGGTGTTCGACCTGCTGGGGGTGTTCTTCACCAATCACCCGAACCTGCGGCGAATCCTCTGCCCCGAGGACTGGGTCGGCTACCCGCTGCGAAAGGACTACGAAATGCCGGTTGAGTATCACGGGATTCGGGGGCGGTAG
- a CDS encoding NADH-quinone oxidoreductase subunit I, translating into MIARLKRGFPWLGNIFEAVYTVAYGMWVTLRTWIKTYRPDRKTFTEHFEYPELPVPVAARYRGFHRFDLTTCIACDQCAKACPVDCIYIGKERAEGSKGFKVTGYTIDYTKCMFCALCVEPCPVDCIFMGSTHDLSCYSRDGCIVDYSRLPLDVAWGRATLNPTVVAQSKVIVEPVHGGPNQ; encoded by the coding sequence ATGATTGCTCGGTTGAAACGCGGTTTCCCATGGCTGGGAAACATCTTCGAGGCCGTCTACACGGTCGCCTACGGCATGTGGGTGACGTTGCGGACTTGGATCAAGACCTATCGGCCTGATCGCAAGACGTTCACCGAGCACTTCGAGTATCCCGAACTGCCAGTCCCGGTGGCGGCCCGGTATCGCGGTTTTCACCGCTTTGACCTGACGACCTGCATCGCGTGCGACCAATGCGCCAAAGCATGCCCGGTCGATTGCATCTACATCGGCAAGGAACGGGCCGAGGGGAGCAAAGGATTCAAGGTCACCGGCTACACGATCGACTACACCAAGTGCATGTTCTGCGCCCTGTGCGTCGAGCCGTGCCCGGTCGATTGCATTTTCATGGGTTCGACGCACGATCTGAGTTGCTACAGCCGCGACGGGTGCATCGTCGACTATTCGCGCTTGCCGCTGGACGTCGCCTGGGGTCGCGCCACGCTCAACCCGACGGTGGTGGCCCAGTCGAAGGTCATTGTCGAACCGGTCCACGGCGGGCCGAATCAATAA
- the csrA gene encoding carbon storage regulator CsrA yields the protein MLVLSRKKNESIVINDDITIVVVEIRGDKVRLGVEAPKEVPVHRNEVYEAIRRNQPVNSEPPTAEAGSAE from the coding sequence ATGTTAGTCCTGTCTCGCAAGAAGAACGAGAGTATTGTCATCAACGATGACATTACGATCGTGGTCGTCGAGATTCGCGGCGACAAGGTCCGCCTCGGGGTCGAGGCTCCGAAGGAAGTCCCCGTCCACCGGAACGAGGTGTACGAGGCGATTCGGCGGAACCAGCCCGTGAATTCCGAACCCCCGACCGCCGAAGCCGGCTCCGCTGAGTAG